A single region of the Triticum dicoccoides isolate Atlit2015 ecotype Zavitan chromosome 2B, WEW_v2.0, whole genome shotgun sequence genome encodes:
- the LOC119363584 gene encoding uncharacterized protein LOC119363584 isoform X4, giving the protein MPALRLPLEIKIQEPSPSMDDAGGDILPSLGRVRLGDLAAVEGLASDSYKICVSTLMQSLAQYSAVIIQLPPADAALLRSGLDSARLFFHQRVYDSVGDVVHSDDAREWKTSGYYADPQMWLEMYDYRPGVTVREHGGAMELSPSGLPDIFSMLGKVCRDILDAVSFSLNLRSCVFTEILDNMPLRSQEVSSSVLSACCHSRPSFEEAQQHGIASPDDSQLLMFSEQEQQIDKTLLTLVKSDRSGLYIKDLHGRWILVDGDLGPHDIVVYPGLTLYQETSGYVNPAVHKTEVGNLQGCMFGRCSLAFKLTPRFVARPGGSEMGAAGHGVDTQFQVPVTVTEFMQTDHSADQLFPKNNESSSQAEQDGASLCKSVCATNPGYFLTCQG; this is encoded by the coding sequence ATGCCCGCGCTGAGACTTCCCCTGGAAATCAAGATTCAAGAACCATCTCCATCAATGGATGACGCGGGAGGGGACATTCTCCCGTCTCTCGGCCGCGTGCGCCTCGGCGATCTCGCGGCCGTCGAGGGCCTCGCTTCTGACAGCTACAAGATATGCGTATCGACACTGATGCAGTCGCTGGCTCAGTACTCGGCAGTCATCATCCAGCTGCCCCCGGCCGATGCTGCCCTCTTAAGGTCTGGTCTGGACTCCGCTCGCCTCTTCTTCCACCAGCGAGTGTATGATTCGGTGGGCGACGTTGTCCATTCAGATGACGCCCGCGAGTGGAAGACATCTGGTTACTATGCAGATCCTCAAATGTGGCTGGAAATGTATGATTATAGGCCTGGTGTTACTGTCAGAGAGCATGGTGGCGCAATGGAATTGTCCCCGTCTGGGCTGCCCGACATATTTTCAATGCTTGGGAAAGTTTGCCGAGATATCTTGGATGCGGTTAGCTTCTCACTGAATCTCCGTAGTTGTGTGTTTACTGAGATACTCGACAACATGCCATTGAGAAGCCAGGAAGTGTCGTCCTCTGTTCTTTCAGCATGTTGCCATTCGAGGCCATCATTTGAAGAAGCACAGCAGCATGGCATTGCTTCTCCTGATGACAGTCAATTGCTCATGTTTTCTGAGCAGGAGCAACAGATCGACAAGACTTTGCTTACACTAGTTAAGTCTGATAGGTCAGGCTTATATATCAAGGACTTGCATGGACGCTGGATTCTTGTTGATGGGGACCTTGGTCCACATGATATTGTTGTATATCCTGGCCTTACGCTTTATCAGGAAACCTCTGGCTATGTAAATCCAGCTGTGCACAAGACAGAGGTTGGAAACTTGCAGGGATGTATGTTCGGGCGTTGTTCTTTGGCGTTTAAGCTCACACCGAGATTTGTTGCTAGGCCTGGTGGTTCAGAGATGGGAGCTGCTGGTCATGGTGTTGATACTCAGTTTCAGGTCCCCGTAACAGTTACTGAGTTCATGCAAACAGATCATTCCGCTGATCAACTTTTTCCCAAGAACAATGAATCATCATCCCAGGCAGAGCAGGATG
- the LOC119363584 gene encoding uncharacterized protein LOC119363584 isoform X2, translating to MPALRLPLEIKIQEPSPSMDDAGGDILPSLGRVRLGDLAAVEGLASDSYKICVSTLMQSLAQYSAVIIQLPPADAALLRSGLDSARLFFHQRVYDSVGDVVHSDDAREWKTSGYYADPQMWLEMYDYRPGVTVREHGGAMELSPSGLPDIFSMLGKVCRDILDAVSFSLNLRSCVFTEILDNMPLRSQEVSSSVLSACCHSRPSFEEAQQHGIASPDDSQLLMFSEQEQQIDKTLLTLVKSDRSGLYIKDLHGRWILVDGDLGPHDIVVYPGLTLYQETSGYVNPAVHKTEVGNLQGCMFGRCSLAFKLTPRFVARPGGSEMGAAGHGVDTQFQVPVTVTEFMQTDHSADQLFPKNNESSSQAEQDGASLCKSVCATNPGYFLTCQDMAANLEILGF from the coding sequence ATGCCCGCGCTGAGACTTCCCCTGGAAATCAAGATTCAAGAACCATCTCCATCAATGGATGACGCGGGAGGGGACATTCTCCCGTCTCTCGGCCGCGTGCGCCTCGGCGATCTCGCGGCCGTCGAGGGCCTCGCTTCTGACAGCTACAAGATATGCGTATCGACACTGATGCAGTCGCTGGCTCAGTACTCGGCAGTCATCATCCAGCTGCCCCCGGCCGATGCTGCCCTCTTAAGGTCTGGTCTGGACTCCGCTCGCCTCTTCTTCCACCAGCGAGTGTATGATTCGGTGGGCGACGTTGTCCATTCAGATGACGCCCGCGAGTGGAAGACATCTGGTTACTATGCAGATCCTCAAATGTGGCTGGAAATGTATGATTATAGGCCTGGTGTTACTGTCAGAGAGCATGGTGGCGCAATGGAATTGTCCCCGTCTGGGCTGCCCGACATATTTTCAATGCTTGGGAAAGTTTGCCGAGATATCTTGGATGCGGTTAGCTTCTCACTGAATCTCCGTAGTTGTGTGTTTACTGAGATACTCGACAACATGCCATTGAGAAGCCAGGAAGTGTCGTCCTCTGTTCTTTCAGCATGTTGCCATTCGAGGCCATCATTTGAAGAAGCACAGCAGCATGGCATTGCTTCTCCTGATGACAGTCAATTGCTCATGTTTTCTGAGCAGGAGCAACAGATCGACAAGACTTTGCTTACACTAGTTAAGTCTGATAGGTCAGGCTTATATATCAAGGACTTGCATGGACGCTGGATTCTTGTTGATGGGGACCTTGGTCCACATGATATTGTTGTATATCCTGGCCTTACGCTTTATCAGGAAACCTCTGGCTATGTAAATCCAGCTGTGCACAAGACAGAGGTTGGAAACTTGCAGGGATGTATGTTCGGGCGTTGTTCTTTGGCGTTTAAGCTCACACCGAGATTTGTTGCTAGGCCTGGTGGTTCAGAGATGGGAGCTGCTGGTCATGGTGTTGATACTCAGTTTCAGGTCCCCGTAACAGTTACTGAGTTCATGCAAACAGATCATTCCGCTGATCAACTTTTTCCCAAGAACAATGAATCATCATCCCAGGCAGAGCAGGATG
- the LOC119363584 gene encoding uncharacterized protein LOC119363584 isoform X3: protein MPALRLPLEIKIQEPSPSMDDAGGDILPSLGRVRLGDLAAVEGLASDSYKICVSTLMQSLAQYSAVIIQLPPADAALLRSGLDSARLFFHQRVYDSVGDVVHSDDAREWKTSGYYADPQMWLEMYDYRPGVTVREHGGAMELSPSGLPDIFSMLGKVCRDILDAVSFSLNLRSCVFTEILDNMPLRSQEVSSSVLSACCHSRPSFEEAQQHGIASPDDSQLLMFSEQEQQIDKTLLTLVKSDRSGLYIKDLHGRWILVDGDLGPHDIVVYPGLTLYQETSGYVNPAVHKTEVGNLQGCMFGRCSLAFKLTPRFVARPGGSEMGAAGHGVDTQFQVPVTVTEFMQTDHSADQLFPKNNESSSQAEQDGASLCKSVCATNPGYFLTCQGW, encoded by the coding sequence ATGCCCGCGCTGAGACTTCCCCTGGAAATCAAGATTCAAGAACCATCTCCATCAATGGATGACGCGGGAGGGGACATTCTCCCGTCTCTCGGCCGCGTGCGCCTCGGCGATCTCGCGGCCGTCGAGGGCCTCGCTTCTGACAGCTACAAGATATGCGTATCGACACTGATGCAGTCGCTGGCTCAGTACTCGGCAGTCATCATCCAGCTGCCCCCGGCCGATGCTGCCCTCTTAAGGTCTGGTCTGGACTCCGCTCGCCTCTTCTTCCACCAGCGAGTGTATGATTCGGTGGGCGACGTTGTCCATTCAGATGACGCCCGCGAGTGGAAGACATCTGGTTACTATGCAGATCCTCAAATGTGGCTGGAAATGTATGATTATAGGCCTGGTGTTACTGTCAGAGAGCATGGTGGCGCAATGGAATTGTCCCCGTCTGGGCTGCCCGACATATTTTCAATGCTTGGGAAAGTTTGCCGAGATATCTTGGATGCGGTTAGCTTCTCACTGAATCTCCGTAGTTGTGTGTTTACTGAGATACTCGACAACATGCCATTGAGAAGCCAGGAAGTGTCGTCCTCTGTTCTTTCAGCATGTTGCCATTCGAGGCCATCATTTGAAGAAGCACAGCAGCATGGCATTGCTTCTCCTGATGACAGTCAATTGCTCATGTTTTCTGAGCAGGAGCAACAGATCGACAAGACTTTGCTTACACTAGTTAAGTCTGATAGGTCAGGCTTATATATCAAGGACTTGCATGGACGCTGGATTCTTGTTGATGGGGACCTTGGTCCACATGATATTGTTGTATATCCTGGCCTTACGCTTTATCAGGAAACCTCTGGCTATGTAAATCCAGCTGTGCACAAGACAGAGGTTGGAAACTTGCAGGGATGTATGTTCGGGCGTTGTTCTTTGGCGTTTAAGCTCACACCGAGATTTGTTGCTAGGCCTGGTGGTTCAGAGATGGGAGCTGCTGGTCATGGTGTTGATACTCAGTTTCAGGTCCCCGTAACAGTTACTGAGTTCATGCAAACAGATCATTCCGCTGATCAACTTTTTCCCAAGAACAATGAATCATCATCCCAGGCAGAGCAGGATG